One Xiphophorus hellerii strain 12219 chromosome 24, Xiphophorus_hellerii-4.1, whole genome shotgun sequence DNA window includes the following coding sequences:
- the LOC116716149 gene encoding male-specific lethal 3 homolog isoform X1, translating to MNSRGIKYQFHKGERVLCFEPDPTKAKVLYDAKVLDVLIGTDEHGRRVPKYLIHFSGWSRSWDRWAAEDHVLRDTEENRKLQRKLARKALGRMKRKGWTKRRHRQSGNKSSLKTLPKEEDSDDACLISTSDSSEGDDSEPDSSNSGDSTFSEDVNKMRVEPEVNVKRECEEKVVHVDISIPDVLKKKLEDDCFYINKRKKLVMVPCQTNVVHILESYVKHFTINKAFMANERYRRQQNTTQSSSPQTIPPERSEELCKEMVDGLRITFDFTLPMILLYPCEQAQFKKVTSSRLLLTVNETSPSSSNAQRERSPSPPAHNPPTPQSTDSQPALSDTSAATPTAPAPTPKRRRHPDMDCISYQSSQSQSLRRSTRNTSGGDRPTEGSSGGGGSATASPQLKRRLIDTSAQPKFFLNLEKKTPVHSGSSSPLPLTPSKERSGLFCGLESRRNNELNEVLSWKLTPDNYPLNDQPPPPSYLYGSQHLLRLFVKLPEILGKMQIPERNLRALIKHLELFLRFLAEFHEDFFPESAYVSALEAHYNMKQPRPVY from the exons ATGAATTCGCGGGGAATTAAATACCAGTTTCACAAAGGAGAACGAGTCTTGTGCTTTGAACCCGATCCCACCAAGGCTAAAGTCTTGTATGACGCTAAG GTCCTTGATGTCTTGATAGGTACAGATGAACATGGGAGACGAGTCCCAAAGTACCTGATTCACTTCAGCGGTTGGAGCAGAAG CTGGGATCGTTGGGCTGCCGAGGATCATGTCCTAAGGGACACGGAGGAAAACCGCAAATTGCAACGTAAGCTGGCTCGCAAAGCTCTGGGGCGCAT GAAGAGAAAGGGATGGACGAAGCGGCGACATCGTCAGTCTGGTAACAAATCTTCTCTGAAGACTCTCCCAAAGGAGGAGGACAGCGATGATGCAT GTTTGATTTCAACCTCAGACAGCAGCGAAGGGGACGACTCTGAGCCTGACTCTTCGAACAGCGGCGACAGCACCTTCTCGGAAGACGTCAACAAAATG CGGGTCGAGCCGGAAGTTAACGTGAAGCGAGAATGCGAGGAGAAGGTGGTCCACGTGGACATCAGCATCCCCGATGTTCTAAAGAAGAAACTGGAAGACGACTGCTTTTACATCAACAAGAGGAAGAAG CTTGTTATGGTCCCCTGTCAGACCAACGTGGTTCACATCCTGGAGTCCTACGTGAAGCACTTTACGATCAACAAGGCCTTCATGGCCAACGAGCGGTACCGGCGGCAACAGAACACCACGCAGAGCAGCAGCCCGCAGACAATTCCCCCGGAGAGGAG cgaGGAACTTTGTAAGGAAATGGTCGACGGGTTGAGGATCACTTTTGACTTCACCTTACCCATGATCCTGCTGTACCCCTGCGAACAAGCTCAGTTTAAGAAAGTCACCTCCTCCAGGCTGCTCCTCACGGTCAACGAAACCTCGCCCAGCTCCAGCAA cGCCCAACGAGAACGTAGCCCAAGCCCACCGGCTCACAACCCCCCCACGCCTCAATCCACGGACAGCCAGCCGGCGTTGAGTGACACCTCCGCCGCCACGCCCACGGCTCCGGCCCCCACGCCGAAGCGACGCCGCCACCCCGACATGGACTGCATCTCCTACCAGTCCTCCCAGTCCCAGTCCCTCAGGCGCTCCACCAGGAACACGTCTGGTGGAGATCGGCCCACCGAGGGAAGCAGCGGAG GTGGAGGGAGCGCTACGGCTTCTCCGCAGCTCAAACGACGTCTGATCGACACGTCAGCGCAACCCAAGTTCTTCCTCAACCTGGAAAAAA AAACCCCGGTCCACAGTGGCTCATCATCTCCGTTGCCGTTGACGCCAAGCAAAGAGAGGAGCGGACTTTTCTGCGGCTTAGAGAGCCGCAGAAACAATGAGCTCAATGAG GTTCTGAGCTGGAAGCTAACTCCTGATAACTACCCCCTCAACGACCAGCCTCCTCCACCCTCCTACCTCTACGGATCCCAGCACCTCCTGCGGCTTTTCG TGAAGCTACCGGAGATCCTGGGGAAAATGCAGATCCCTGAGCGGAACCTCAGAGCCCTGATCAAACATCTGGAACTTTTCCTCAG GTTTCTGGCTGAGTTCCATGAGGATTTTTTTCCAGAGTCTGCATACGTGTCGGCGTTGGAGGCCCACTACAACATGAAACAACCGAGGCCGGTTTATTAA
- the LOC116716149 gene encoding male-specific lethal 3 homolog isoform X2 produces MRVEPEVNVKRECEEKVVHVDISIPDVLKKKLEDDCFYINKRKKLVMVPCQTNVVHILESYVKHFTINKAFMANERYRRQQNTTQSSSPQTIPPERSEELCKEMVDGLRITFDFTLPMILLYPCEQAQFKKVTSSRLLLTVNETSPSSSNAQRERSPSPPAHNPPTPQSTDSQPALSDTSAATPTAPAPTPKRRRHPDMDCISYQSSQSQSLRRSTRNTSGGDRPTEGSSGGGGSATASPQLKRRLIDTSAQPKFFLNLEKKTPVHSGSSSPLPLTPSKERSGLFCGLESRRNNELNEVLSWKLTPDNYPLNDQPPPPSYLYGSQHLLRLFVKLPEILGKMQIPERNLRALIKHLELFLRFLAEFHEDFFPESAYVSALEAHYNMKQPRPVY; encoded by the exons ATG CGGGTCGAGCCGGAAGTTAACGTGAAGCGAGAATGCGAGGAGAAGGTGGTCCACGTGGACATCAGCATCCCCGATGTTCTAAAGAAGAAACTGGAAGACGACTGCTTTTACATCAACAAGAGGAAGAAG CTTGTTATGGTCCCCTGTCAGACCAACGTGGTTCACATCCTGGAGTCCTACGTGAAGCACTTTACGATCAACAAGGCCTTCATGGCCAACGAGCGGTACCGGCGGCAACAGAACACCACGCAGAGCAGCAGCCCGCAGACAATTCCCCCGGAGAGGAG cgaGGAACTTTGTAAGGAAATGGTCGACGGGTTGAGGATCACTTTTGACTTCACCTTACCCATGATCCTGCTGTACCCCTGCGAACAAGCTCAGTTTAAGAAAGTCACCTCCTCCAGGCTGCTCCTCACGGTCAACGAAACCTCGCCCAGCTCCAGCAA cGCCCAACGAGAACGTAGCCCAAGCCCACCGGCTCACAACCCCCCCACGCCTCAATCCACGGACAGCCAGCCGGCGTTGAGTGACACCTCCGCCGCCACGCCCACGGCTCCGGCCCCCACGCCGAAGCGACGCCGCCACCCCGACATGGACTGCATCTCCTACCAGTCCTCCCAGTCCCAGTCCCTCAGGCGCTCCACCAGGAACACGTCTGGTGGAGATCGGCCCACCGAGGGAAGCAGCGGAG GTGGAGGGAGCGCTACGGCTTCTCCGCAGCTCAAACGACGTCTGATCGACACGTCAGCGCAACCCAAGTTCTTCCTCAACCTGGAAAAAA AAACCCCGGTCCACAGTGGCTCATCATCTCCGTTGCCGTTGACGCCAAGCAAAGAGAGGAGCGGACTTTTCTGCGGCTTAGAGAGCCGCAGAAACAATGAGCTCAATGAG GTTCTGAGCTGGAAGCTAACTCCTGATAACTACCCCCTCAACGACCAGCCTCCTCCACCCTCCTACCTCTACGGATCCCAGCACCTCCTGCGGCTTTTCG TGAAGCTACCGGAGATCCTGGGGAAAATGCAGATCCCTGAGCGGAACCTCAGAGCCCTGATCAAACATCTGGAACTTTTCCTCAG GTTTCTGGCTGAGTTCCATGAGGATTTTTTTCCAGAGTCTGCATACGTGTCGGCGTTGGAGGCCCACTACAACATGAAACAACCGAGGCCGGTTTATTAA